The sequence below is a genomic window from Halomonas halophila.
TGTCTATCCTTCGCTCGTCGACTTTTCGGATAAAGCCTAGTCATCGTTTGTCAGAAGACATTCAGCCCGAAGGGAGTCCGCAGGGTGAGGGTGGTATCCGGGGCGTCTTCCGTCACGCCGAATTCCAGCCCCAGGTTGAACACCGAATCGTCGGACATTTGGTAGGACCAGCCGAGCAGCATGGAGCCCACGTTCAGCGAGCGGCCGCTTTGGGTGACGGTACTGCCGGTATCCGGATTGACGAAGGTGGTATCGGTCTCCTGGATGAAATCGTTCTTGTAGCCCAGCGTGAAGGAGGACCGAGGATTGATCGAGTACGACATGCCGAGGCTCATGCGTACGGCATCCCCCGGATCGACCTCCTTGACTCTGACCCCACCGATCGTTTCGTTGACATCGTCCTCGAGGTTGAACAGGTAGCCCAGGTTGGCGAAGTAGACCGCCGGTGCGGACGGAAGCAGCACGGTCAGGCTGGGCTCAATCGAGTGGAAGCCAGAACCGGTGGCCAGTTCCCGCTCAATGCCATTGCTGTCGCGATCGACGTCGAAGGGGCCCGTGCCGGTGGTCGACTTGTAGCGCAGGTTACCCACGTAGAAGGGGCCGCCATCGCGGCCGCTGTTGATCTGATAGTGGGCGGCCAGCTCGATATCCCCCAGTCCATCCCCGGACTGGCTTCTATCGAGATCGAAGGGTTCGTTGGCCTCGTTGACGCTGAAGCTTGCCGTATCGTCCCTGTACAAATAGGGCACGCGCAGTTCCAGTTCGAGTCGGTCGGTTACCCCGAGCCGGCCGGTGACGGAGGTGGTGAAGGTATCGCGATCGATATCCTCGGCGGCCAGCACGCCGATCTGAAGCGTGCTGAGTATCTCGACGCCGCGGAAGGTCAGCCGATTGACGCTGGCGTGGGAGTACTGGAACTCGGGCTCGATGACGAGACGCCCCTTGGGCGTCAATACGCCACCGATATCGGGAATGGCCTGAATCTCCGGAGCCTCTTCCGCGGGGGGCGGTCGCTGCCCCACGGGATCGATGGCACCGTCACTGCCCGTCTGGGCCCAGGCATGTCCGACCATGGCGAGTGGTGCCAGACCACAGGCTAGCGTGAAACCTCTTTGGATCAGTTTCATGGCGTTGTCCCTTTTGTCCCTTGTTTCAAGGCCTTGCGCTATCGCGCCCCATGGTTTTCACACCATCGGGCCTTTTTGAGTGATACTCGTGGAGAGCATAGACCAACCTGTCCTGGTGCTGGGTGGAATCGTGGAGACTCCGGCTAACGTTATTGCATCCTTGGACTCCAGCCGGCGAGCGAAAGCGATCAATATGTCTGGCATTGAAGATAGAGGATTTATTTAACTCTCTTGAAATTCAATACGTTAGGTTCTTTCGAACCTGTTTGTTCGTCGTGATTCGCAATGTCATCCCCCTGGCCTTCACGATGTATCTTGTGCTTTTCCATCAGACGGTAGAGCGTGACTCGGGAAACCCCCAGCTCTCGTGCGGCGTGCAGAATATTGAAGGAATGGCGTGTCAGAGATGCCATGACGACACCGCGTTCTGCCAAGTCTCTCGCCTCCTCCAGGCTTGACGCGTAACGAGAGTCCAGCACTCGACGCTCCAGCCCAAGATCGCTGGGGCGAATCAGTGGATGCTCGCTCATGACCATCGCCCTTCTTACGCGATTGATCAGTTCTCGAATGTTGCCCGGCCACTCATAAAGCTGCATGACGGACAGGCTGTCCTTGCTGAACCCGTTGACGATGGAAGATTTTTCCATCGAGAACTTGTTGAAGAAGTAATGGGCCAGGGTGGCGATGTCATCGCCTCTCTCGCGCAGAGCAGGTACTCGAATCTGAAGGACATTGAGGCGGTGAAAGAGATCTTCCCTGAATTTTCCTTCGTTCACGGCCTTTTCGAGGTCCACGTGTGTTGCGGCCAGAACACGAACATCGACCTCGATTTCCTTGAGTCCCCCTACCCTCTGGATCGTATGGTTTTCCAGAAACCGTAGCAGGTTGACCTGCATGTCCAGGGGGAGGTCGCCGATTTCATCCAGGAACAGCGTGCCACCATCCGTGTTCTCGATGATGCCAATCTTTCTCTGTGAAGCACCGGTAAAGGAACCCTTCTCGTGACCGAACAGTTCCGACTGGATGAGATTGCTCGGCAAGGCGCCGCAGTTGATGGCATTGAAGGGAGACTTCGAGCGAGCGGATGCCCGGTGAATGGCCTTGGCCGCCAGCTCCTTGCCCGTACCGGATTCTCCCTGGATCAGAACGGGGGCATCGACGGCCCCCACCTTTTGAATGGACCTGAATAGCGTCTTGATGACAGGGCTTTCACCGACCATCTGGCATTCATGTCTGCCTCTGTGGCCACCTTCCTCTAGAATATCTTTATCCAGATTGATGACCGACAAGAGGTTTTCAAGCGCATGATGGAGCCTCTCCGTATCGACCGGAAGACGATGATAACCAAAGAAGAGACGGGCGATACCTTGATGGTGACGAAGGTTATCGAAAATTTCCTGGTGACCGATGGCTATCAGTCTTGTATCAAGCCTGTTGACAGCATTCTCGAATTGCTTGGCGTCATCGAGATCTTCTTGTGTCAGGACAACGATGCCGACATCATGGCCCGGGAGGTTTTCTGTGAAGGGAATGCTGTCCAGTCTTTCAATATGCGTAATATCCCAGCCACACTCTTTCAGCTCCCCGATGAGTTTTTCGCCACCTTCTAAAGGCTTATCAATGAAGAGTAGCTTGTTGTTGGATTTCATCGCACATCCCTGATGTTCTATAGAACGATTGGTTGCGAATAAACGGAATTAACCGCTGTTCTGCACGGGCTGAAATCTAGCATTCGGCTCGAGAAAAATTCACATGAATTTTCTAGTCTCGATGACCTAGCCGTGATGAGATTTCTGGGGGACCGGAGGGGGAGCGCCGAGGTTATGTCGTGCCCAGTTGACAGCCTGGAGGCGGTTATGCACATCGATTTTCTTGAATATATTATAAAGATGTGACTTTACGGTATGTTCGCTGACAAAGAGGCGATCGGCGATTTCCATGTTGGAAGCACCGGATCCCAGCAGGCCGATGATCTCGAGTTCGCGTTGTGTCAGGCCACAGGCCGGTCGATAGGCGTTGATCTGGTGGCGCCGGTAGAACTCCAGCATTCGGCCCATCAGGGAGCGCGACATCCATAGCTGCCCTTCCTGCAGGGTGCGCAGTCCTTTACAGATGAGTGGCAGGCTGTCGTCACGGTAGAAGATTCCCCTGACATGCATGCAGGACAATATCTCGACGGCATGGTCCTCATCCCTGAGATTGAAGCTTGCCAGGGAGGCCTCAGGCCGCTCTGCGACATGGGATTGCCAGGCCTGCATCGCGGCGTCGTCCATATGGTCGGCATCGAGCAGGATGAGGATTTCCTCATTGTCCGCTTTGAGCTTCCGTGTATTGGAAGGCGACAGGATGGCAACCTGGCAGTCGAGCTGTTGGCGCAGGTAGTCAGCGAACAGCTGAGACTGGGGCGTGTTTTCGGTGACCAGCTGTATTAGGCGATTATTGTTTTCCATAGCCTGACCTCAATGAAATATCTGACATGCTCGCCCCTTATTCCTTACGAGTAACGGGATCAGAGTAAGGTCTTATCCAGTCTCGTCTTCATTGTAATGGAATGTAACTAATAAATAGTTATTAAAATTTTATTTTTTATTACCAGTGAGATATTTCCCCTCTATCAATGGGTTGGAGGCTTTTTGTTTTTCGAGGCCACGTTGTTCGCCATTTAGTATGAGAAAAATCAGTCTAAAGGATTGACGCTCGCTGGGTTCGCCTATGTTGTTGACTCACGTTCAGGGCGTAGATCGCCTGCGGCCTTCCTGTTTCATTCGCCTCAGGGGGCGCTTAGAATGCCGCCGCAACGATAGTGACCAATCGAGATGATGAAATGACGACAACTGTTGTGCTGGCCAGCGGCAATGTCGGCAAGCTGCGCGAATTCGGCCAGCTGCTCGCGCCCCTGGGCATGGACGTTCGTCCTCAGTCGGACTTCGACGTGACGGAGGTCGAGGAGACCGGGCTGACCTTCGTCGAGAACGCCCTGCTCAAGGCCCGGGAAGCCAGCCGTGTCAGCGGCCTGCCGGCGATGGCGGACGACTCGGGGCTGGCGGTGGATGCCCTGCAGGGGCGCCCCGGCATCTATTCCGCGCGCTTCTCCGGCGAGCCCAAGGATGACGCCCGCAACAACGCCTACCTGCTCGAATCCCTGTCGGACGTGCCGACGGTTCAGCGCACGGCCCGCTACTGGTGCGTGCTGGTGCTGCTCCGTCACGCGGAGGACCCGGTGCCGCTGATCGTACAGCAGAGCTGGGACGGCGAGATTCTCACCGAGGCTCGCGGCGAAGGTGGCTTCGGCTACGATCCGCTGTTCTGGGTGCCGGAATGCGGCAAGACCGCCGCCGAACTCTCATCCGACGAGAAGAACCGTCTGAGCCATCGGGGGCGCGCCCTGCAGGCCCTGGTGGCGCAGCTCGACGGCGAGTCATTCTCCTCATGAGCCATTCACTGCCGCCCCTGGCGCTCTATATCCACGTGCCCTGGTGCGTGCGCAAGTGCCCCTACTGCGATTTCAACTCCCACGGTGTCGGGGCCAGAGCCAGCCTGCCCGAGGAGGCCTATCTGGCGGCGCTGATCGCCGACCTGGACGCCGATCTTCCGCTGGCGGCGGGGCGGGTGCTGGTCAGCATCTTCATCGGCGGCGGCACGCCGAGCCTGATGTCGGCCGACTTCTACCGCCGTCTGCTCGAGGCGGTTTCATCTCGCCTGCCCTTCGCCGACGATATCGAGATCACCCTGGAGGCCAATCCGGGGACCGTGGAGCGGGGCCGCTTCGCCGGCTATCGCGCCGCGGGCATCAACCGGCTTTCGATCGGCGTGCAGAGCTTTCAGGACGCGCAGCTGTCCGCGCTGGGCCGCATCCACAGCGGTGAAGAGGCCCGACTGGCCGTTGCCGAGGCCCGCGAGGCCGGGTTCGATAACCTCAACCTGGACCTGATGCATGGCCTGCCGGGCCAGACGCCGGCGCTGGCCCTCGACGACCTGGAACAGGCACTGGCGCTCGCGCCCGAGCACCTGTCCTGGTACCAGCTCACCCTCGAGCCCAACACCGAGTTTCACTCGCGCCCGCCCGAGCTGCCCGAGGAGGAGGCCCTCTGGGACATCCAGGAGCTCGGGCACGAGCGCCTGGAAGCCGCCGGCTTCGCGCGCTACGAGATTTCCGCCTATGCCCAGCCAGGCCGCCCGGCGCGCCACAATCTCAACTACTGGCGATTCGGCGACTATCTGGGCATCGGGGCCGGCGCCCATGGCAAGCTGAGCGCTCACGACGATGACGGCTTTCATGTCGAGCGTCGCTGGAAGACCCGCCAGCCCGAGGCCTACCTGCGACGGCATGATGACCCGCGCGGCTTCGTGGCCGGTCGCGAGCCGATTTCGCCCGACGAGCTGCCGCTCGAGTTCGCCATGAACGCGCTGCGTCTCGTCGAGGGCGTGCCGCTGTCGACCTGGTCGGCCCATACCGGCCGGCCGGTGGGTCGGCTGCAGGCAAGTCTCGAAGTGGCGAGGAAAAAAGGACTTCTGGTGGAAGATGGCGAAAGGCTTCAAGCCTCCCCCCAGGGTCTATTATTCTTGAATGAGCTGCTGGCCCTGATCGACGCCTGAAGAGAAGGCCCTGGTGAATACCTTGGTAACCTGGGAAAGAGAGGGGCCGGCCGGAATGCCATTCGTCAACACGGAGTCGACGACGCTATGACCAAGACCGTTCGCATGATCGCGCCGCTCGCGGCCGCCGCCCTGCTGGTGGGCTGCACCACGACCAACCCGAACACCGGTGAGACCCAGCGCAGCCAGACCGGCACCGGCGCCACCATCGGCGCGGTGGTCGGTGCCGCCGCCGGTGCGCTCAGCGGCGACGGCAGCACCAGTCGTCGCGACCGCGCGCTGATCGGCGCCGCCGTGGGGGCCGCCGCCGGTGGCGGCATCGGCGCCTACATGGACAAGCAGGAAGAGCAACTGCGCCAGAGCATGGAAGGCACCGGCATCGGTGTCGAACGTCAGGGCAACGACATCATTCTCAACATGCCCAGCAGCGTGACCTTCGGCTTCGATTCCAGCGAGCTGACCATGCAGGCGCGCAACGCGCTGAACGATGTCTCCTCGGTGCTGACCCAGTACCCCGAGACACGCGTCAACATCGCCGGCCACACCGACAGTACCGGAGACGCCAGCTACAACCAGCGTCTCTCCGAGCGTCGTGCCCAGGCGGTCGGCAGCTACCTCTCGCAAAGCGGTGTGGCTTCCAACCGTCTCTACATGAACGGCTACGGCGAGAACCAG
It includes:
- a CDS encoding transporter; protein product: MKLIQRGFTLACGLAPLAMVGHAWAQTGSDGAIDPVGQRPPPAEEAPEIQAIPDIGGVLTPKGRLVIEPEFQYSHASVNRLTFRGVEILSTLQIGVLAAEDIDRDTFTTSVTGRLGVTDRLELELRVPYLYRDDTASFSVNEANEPFDLDRSQSGDGLGDIELAAHYQINSGRDGGPFYVGNLRYKSTTGTGPFDVDRDSNGIERELATGSGFHSIEPSLTVLLPSAPAVYFANLGYLFNLEDDVNETIGGVRVKEVDPGDAVRMSLGMSYSINPRSSFTLGYKNDFIQETDTTFVNPDTGSTVTQSGRSLNVGSMLLGWSYQMSDDSVFNLGLEFGVTEDAPDTTLTLRTPFGLNVF
- a CDS encoding sigma-54 dependent transcriptional regulator — translated: MKSNNKLLFIDKPLEGGEKLIGELKECGWDITHIERLDSIPFTENLPGHDVGIVVLTQEDLDDAKQFENAVNRLDTRLIAIGHQEIFDNLRHHQGIARLFFGYHRLPVDTERLHHALENLLSVINLDKDILEEGGHRGRHECQMVGESPVIKTLFRSIQKVGAVDAPVLIQGESGTGKELAAKAIHRASARSKSPFNAINCGALPSNLIQSELFGHEKGSFTGASQRKIGIIENTDGGTLFLDEIGDLPLDMQVNLLRFLENHTIQRVGGLKEIEVDVRVLAATHVDLEKAVNEGKFREDLFHRLNVLQIRVPALRERGDDIATLAHYFFNKFSMEKSSIVNGFSKDSLSVMQLYEWPGNIRELINRVRRAMVMSEHPLIRPSDLGLERRVLDSRYASSLEEARDLAERGVVMASLTRHSFNILHAARELGVSRVTLYRLMEKHKIHREGQGDDIANHDEQTGSKEPNVLNFKRVK
- a CDS encoding LuxR C-terminal-related transcriptional regulator, which translates into the protein MENNNRLIQLVTENTPQSQLFADYLRQQLDCQVAILSPSNTRKLKADNEEILILLDADHMDDAAMQAWQSHVAERPEASLASFNLRDEDHAVEILSCMHVRGIFYRDDSLPLICKGLRTLQEGQLWMSRSLMGRMLEFYRRHQINAYRPACGLTQRELEIIGLLGSGASNMEIADRLFVSEHTVKSHLYNIFKKIDVHNRLQAVNWARHNLGAPPPVPQKSHHG
- a CDS encoding XTP/dITP diphosphatase translates to MTTTVVLASGNVGKLREFGQLLAPLGMDVRPQSDFDVTEVEETGLTFVENALLKAREASRVSGLPAMADDSGLAVDALQGRPGIYSARFSGEPKDDARNNAYLLESLSDVPTVQRTARYWCVLVLLRHAEDPVPLIVQQSWDGEILTEARGEGGFGYDPLFWVPECGKTAAELSSDEKNRLSHRGRALQALVAQLDGESFSS
- the hemW gene encoding radical SAM family heme chaperone HemW; the protein is MSHSLPPLALYIHVPWCVRKCPYCDFNSHGVGARASLPEEAYLAALIADLDADLPLAAGRVLVSIFIGGGTPSLMSADFYRRLLEAVSSRLPFADDIEITLEANPGTVERGRFAGYRAAGINRLSIGVQSFQDAQLSALGRIHSGEEARLAVAEAREAGFDNLNLDLMHGLPGQTPALALDDLEQALALAPEHLSWYQLTLEPNTEFHSRPPELPEEEALWDIQELGHERLEAAGFARYEISAYAQPGRPARHNLNYWRFGDYLGIGAGAHGKLSAHDDDGFHVERRWKTRQPEAYLRRHDDPRGFVAGREPISPDELPLEFAMNALRLVEGVPLSTWSAHTGRPVGRLQASLEVARKKGLLVEDGERLQASPQGLLFLNELLALIDA
- a CDS encoding OmpA family protein; its protein translation is MTKTVRMIAPLAAAALLVGCTTTNPNTGETQRSQTGTGATIGAVVGAAAGALSGDGSTSRRDRALIGAAVGAAAGGGIGAYMDKQEEQLRQSMEGTGIGVERQGNDIILNMPSSVTFGFDSSELTMQARNALNDVSSVLTQYPETRVNIAGHTDSTGDASYNQRLSERRAQAVGSYLSQSGVASNRLYMNGYGENQPVASNETEAGRAQNRRVEITLTPMSQG